DNA sequence from the Pseudomonas tritici genome:
GAGTTCCGCTGGCTCCAAGCTGGGCAAGAGCAACACCGGCGTCGGCCAGGGCAAGGGCCGCGTGGTGCTGCAAACTTTCGAAGTGGCGAGCCTCAAAGAGCTGCAGAACGAAATGCCCAACACCCCGAAAATCCTCCTGCTGTGGGTGGGTGAAGGCAGCATCGAACCGAAAAACAAGCAGACCTTCGCCGAATCCGGTGAAACCACCAAGGCCGCCTACTACGCCAAGCAGGAGCCTAAGGACGCTGCTGAGTTCGAAAAATGGGTCGACGAAGCCAAGAGCCTCGGCGCCATCGGCACCGGCCCATCGGCTGAGCTGACAGACCACGGCGACCAGAGCTATACGGACTTAGTCAAACCCGAGATGAACAAGCTGACCCACGACAAAGGCCTGCTGGTACACGTCTACACCGTGGATGAGCCGGTCGACTTCGAGAAGGTAATGAAAGCGGGCGTCGATGGCATCTTCACCAACCGCGCCGCCGAACTGCTGAAGTTCTACAAACGCTGGCCGTCGTCCAGCGTGCAGGACCTGCTGAACGACTATAAGTACTGAGTGAAGGCCGAATGGTCAGGCCGCCTGTGGTTGGGGCGTGACTACGGCCTTATCCTCGGCGAGCTGGGGCGCACCGCGCCCCATGCACATTACGCCCACCAGTTGATGCTCTGCGCCCGGCCAATCACGGTCAGCCTCGATGGCCAGGTCACTACAACCCATCGCCTGTTTATCCCTTCGCGGCAGACCCACGCCATTCTCGACACTGAGGGTGAGGTAAAGGTGCTGTATGCCGAACCCGCCGTGTTTGATACCGCCCACTTGCAACACCTGTTGATCCACGAGCAGCTGTCCCTGGAGGGGTTGCGCCAACTCCCCCGGCGCACGCTGGATGATCCACGCGTGGAACGAGCCCTTGCTGCACTGGATCAACAGTTGAGCGGCAAGGTTTCTGCCCACGCCCTGGCCGAAGCGGCGCACCTGTCATTGAGCCAACTGGAGCGGCTGTTCTCGGATCAACTCGGCTTGCCCGTGCGCCGCCTGGTGCTGTGGCGACGCTTGCGCATCGCCCTGCAATTGGCACTTGCCGGCGGCACACTGACCGACGCTGCGCACGGTGCGGGTTTTGCCGATTCCGCGCACTTCTCACGAACCATGAAGCAGTTGTTTGGCGTCACGGCGGCAGCCTCATTGCGCCAGCTGGAGGTGCAGCTATTAGCGTAAATCGTCTGGCAGTGCCGGCTCCTTGCTCAAGGCAACCGGCCTGAACGGGTCACGCAACTGTTCCCCATATGCCACCGGGAAATCCGGTCGACTGCCAATCCCCAGGTCTCCCGGCCCCATGCGATACCCCTCGCGATAGAACGCCGTGCCCAGCAGCCAATCCCACAGATTGAAAAACAGCGCGAAATTCACATCCCCGGCGCGACCGTACTTCATATGGTGAAACCGATGCACCGGCGCCCAGGCGAACACCCAGCGCAACGGCCCCAGGCGCATGTCTACATTGGAATGCTGCAACAACAATTGAACGGCGATGGTCAATGCCAGCAACTGCGCAACCGGCGTGGGAATGCCCAGCAGGATCAATGGCAACAGCCCCGCCGTGGCTTCCAGCATCTGGTGCAACGGATGCTTCATCAAACCATTGAAGCCGTAAAGCCGCTGCACGCTGTGGTGCACCGCATGCAAACGCCACAGCGCCCCAATGCGGTGGCTGGCGTAATGCATCAAGGTAATACCGGCATCAGCGAGCACAATCGCCATCAGCAGTTGCTCCCACAGCGGCCAGCCACGCGGCCAGATACCTTCAAACGCCAACAGCGCCGTAAGCCCCGGCAGGATCAACAACCCAGCGGCATTCAGGCTTTCGTTGACCAAGGCGTGCAAGGTGTCGCGCCGACGATCGCCCAGGCTGCGATTCCACTGCGGTTCATAGGGCAACCACCGCTCTGCCAGGAATGACACTGCGACGGCTATCACGAACAGCAGAATCAAGCTGTTCGGCTGCCACAGTCCGCAACCGATAAACCCCAGCAAAAAGGTGGGCGCGTAGATCCAACTCACTAACCGTTTCATGCCGAGTCTCCTTTGAAGTGAGCCCCCAGCATGAAATCCCCCGCGCGCGTCGGATTGAACAAACTGCGCAACCGCTTGAAATAATTAAGGATGAATTAAGTTGCGCTGGATAACCTGATCCCACTTAAACAGCTCACCAGACAAGGACACACACCATGAAAAACCTGACCGCTTTGTTCGCCGCTACCGCCCTGACCCTGACCGCCGGCCTGGCCCAGGCCGATGTTCGCCCAGACCAGATTCCAGGCCTGTTGCAGTCCGGCGCCGTGAAGCCTTTCGAGCAGCTCAACAAAGACGCCGTAGCCAAACACCCCGGCGCCACCATCAATGACACCGAGCTGGACAACGAAGCCGGCCGCCTGGTCTACGAGGTGGACCTGACCGACACCACCGGCAAAAAGTGGGACGTGAAGCTTGACGCCAAAACCAGCGAAGTCCTGGAAAACAAGCTCGACACTTGAGTTGTCTTCTTAAAAAACCGCGCCACCTAAGGGTGGCGCGGTTTTTTTGTGCGCGCTCGTCGGCAAGCTGTAGGAAATTCATCCCGGCGACGAAGGAAGTTGCCTACATACACTGCAAGGCCGTTAGAATCCCGTGCATCAGCCAAGGCATGACGCCCACCGCACACCAACAGAGACAGCCAATGGGGCAAAAAGCTGCCGACATCGCCACTATCGGTCGCATCAGCGCCGTGCCGGCCATGCTCAAGGTCATCAGTGACATGACCGGCCTGCGGTTTGCCGCTGTTGCCCGCGTTACGGAAAACACCTGGACAGCCTGCGCGGTGCTCGACACCCTGGGTTTCGGCCTGGGTGTCGGTGGCGAGCTGGACCTGACCACCACCCTCTGCCACGAAATCCGCAGCTCCCACGTGTCTGTGGTGATCGATAAAGCCAGCGAAGACCCGCTCTACCACGACCACCACACCCCACAGATCTACCGATTTGAAAGCTATATTTCCGTGCCCGTGTTTCGAACCGATGGGCGCTTCTTCGGCACCATTTGCGCGCTCGACCCCAACCCCGCCTGCCTGCGCAACAGCACCATCCAATCGACCATGGAGTCATTTGCTCGCGTGCTGTCGCTGCAAATCGAGGCCGAAGAGAGCCAGCAACGAACCGAAACCGACTTGCAGGAAGAGCGTCGCACCGCCGAATTACGCGAGCAGTTCATCGCGGTGCTCGGGCATGATCTGCGCAACCCACTGTTCGCGATCAATTTCGGCGCCGAACGGCTGCTGCGCAAGCACCCCGACCCTGCCACTGACAGCACCGTGCGGCATATCCTCACCAGTGGTCGGCGTGCGGCGCAACTGGTGGAAGACGTGCTGGATTTCGCCCGTGGACGTATGGGCAGCGGCATTCCGGTAAGCATGGGCGATTGCCAGGGCTTACAGGCCGCGTTGCAACATGTGGTGTCAGAGGTCCAGAGCGTCCACCCACGACGCGAGATTGTGGCGAATATCGGCGAACTTCGAGGGTTCAAGGGTGACCGGGAACGGTTGGCGCAACTGCTCTCCAACCTGGTCGCCAACGCCATCCACCACGGCAGCCACGATGGCCCTGTTGAAGTCACGGCCAGGGTCGAGCAGTCGCACTTCACGCTGACGGTGAAAAACCCCGGGCAGATCAGTGCACAGGCCCTGCCTCGGTTGTTCCAGCCC
Encoded proteins:
- a CDS encoding helix-turn-helix domain-containing protein, translating into MKAEWSGRLWLGRDYGLILGELGRTAPHAHYAHQLMLCARPITVSLDGQVTTTHRLFIPSRQTHAILDTEGEVKVLYAEPAVFDTAHLQHLLIHEQLSLEGLRQLPRRTLDDPRVERALAALDQQLSGKVSAHALAEAAHLSLSQLERLFSDQLGLPVRRLVLWRRLRIALQLALAGGTLTDAAHGAGFADSAHFSRTMKQLFGVTAAASLRQLEVQLLA
- a CDS encoding PepSY domain-containing protein, which codes for MKNLTALFAATALTLTAGLAQADVRPDQIPGLLQSGAVKPFEQLNKDAVAKHPGATINDTELDNEAGRLVYEVDLTDTTGKKWDVKLDAKTSEVLENKLDT
- a CDS encoding sterol desaturase family protein, yielding MKRLVSWIYAPTFLLGFIGCGLWQPNSLILLFVIAVAVSFLAERWLPYEPQWNRSLGDRRRDTLHALVNESLNAAGLLILPGLTALLAFEGIWPRGWPLWEQLLMAIVLADAGITLMHYASHRIGALWRLHAVHHSVQRLYGFNGLMKHPLHQMLEATAGLLPLILLGIPTPVAQLLALTIAVQLLLQHSNVDMRLGPLRWVFAWAPVHRFHHMKYGRAGDVNFALFFNLWDWLLGTAFYREGYRMGPGDLGIGSRPDFPVAYGEQLRDPFRPVALSKEPALPDDLR
- a CDS encoding GAF domain-containing sensor histidine kinase gives rise to the protein MGQKAADIATIGRISAVPAMLKVISDMTGLRFAAVARVTENTWTACAVLDTLGFGLGVGGELDLTTTLCHEIRSSHVSVVIDKASEDPLYHDHHTPQIYRFESYISVPVFRTDGRFFGTICALDPNPACLRNSTIQSTMESFARVLSLQIEAEESQQRTETDLQEERRTAELREQFIAVLGHDLRNPLFAINFGAERLLRKHPDPATDSTVRHILTSGRRAAQLVEDVLDFARGRMGSGIPVSMGDCQGLQAALQHVVSEVQSVHPRREIVANIGELRGFKGDRERLAQLLSNLVANAIHHGSHDGPVEVTARVEQSHFTLTVKNPGQISAQALPRLFQPYARPVKEAPQAGLGLGLYIVKQIADAHGGELSVSTTEQHGTVFTFSLPTA